A region of Chloroherpetonaceae bacterium DNA encodes the following proteins:
- a CDS encoding WG repeat-containing protein translates to MLRQVYLYWLSGLVLLIVGFSSGCGGKKTASESVTASPSKPASTEPASMPVHNAPSGNTLFVIKETGKFGYIDSSGRVVASAMYEEAGEFSEGFGRIRLGNRHGYLDASGNLVINPQFDAAGEFKEGFARVRLGYKWGYINREGKYEINPQFDAAGNFSEGLAKVRLAGKWGFIDKTGKLVIHPEFENVGDFKGGVARIKQAGKWGFIDKTGKLLVSPVYDLAFDFSEEMALVKQGGKYGYIDQSGQLAVPIQYASAQSFSEGLAAVTSPNPQDKGKSGYIDKTGQMVIKPDFYRVGRFSEGLAKVGFYRKEGYVYGYIDKAGKYAINPQFDAALDFSEGLACVKSGEKWGAIDASGRYVIPPQFDTIYAFKNGLAQAKQGTMLGYINATGSFVWSTELPEIETVFSRLFYGTIERLEIQMRLERNGEELFGTYFYKNIGTDIRLKGKIDKENNITLDELDEQGHVVATFKGAFVAPDVIEGKWTKGNRTLPFALREMVLETSEEN, encoded by the coding sequence ATGCTCCGTCAAGTGTATCTCTACTGGCTAAGCGGTCTAGTGCTTCTGATAGTAGGTTTTAGCAGTGGCTGCGGTGGTAAAAAAACTGCAAGCGAGTCAGTGACCGCTTCACCATCGAAGCCAGCCAGTACTGAACCAGCCAGCATGCCAGTGCACAACGCACCGTCTGGGAATACACTCTTTGTCATTAAAGAAACCGGCAAGTTCGGCTACATTGATTCCTCTGGGCGAGTGGTTGCCTCTGCAATGTATGAAGAAGCGGGTGAATTCTCAGAAGGCTTTGGGCGCATTCGGCTGGGCAATCGACACGGCTACCTGGATGCGTCAGGTAACCTTGTAATCAATCCACAATTTGATGCGGCAGGGGAGTTCAAAGAGGGATTTGCCAGAGTACGGCTTGGTTACAAGTGGGGATATATCAACCGAGAAGGTAAGTATGAAATTAACCCGCAATTTGATGCTGCAGGGAACTTCTCAGAAGGATTAGCCAAGGTGCGCCTTGCAGGCAAGTGGGGATTTATTGATAAGACAGGCAAACTGGTCATTCACCCCGAGTTTGAAAATGTAGGCGATTTCAAAGGAGGTGTAGCTCGCATCAAGCAAGCAGGTAAGTGGGGATTTATTGACAAAACAGGTAAGCTGCTTGTGTCACCTGTCTATGACCTTGCCTTTGATTTCTCGGAAGAAATGGCGCTGGTCAAACAGGGTGGCAAATATGGTTACATTGACCAATCAGGTCAGCTGGCTGTGCCTATTCAGTATGCATCGGCGCAGAGTTTTTCGGAAGGACTTGCAGCCGTAACCAGTCCCAATCCGCAAGATAAAGGCAAGTCGGGCTACATTGACAAGACAGGGCAAATGGTGATTAAGCCAGACTTCTACCGAGTAGGCCGTTTTTCAGAAGGCTTAGCGAAAGTCGGGTTCTACCGAAAAGAAGGGTATGTGTATGGATACATTGACAAAGCAGGCAAGTATGCCATCAATCCACAGTTTGATGCGGCACTGGATTTCTCTGAGGGGCTGGCATGTGTCAAATCGGGTGAAAAATGGGGCGCAATCGATGCCAGTGGTCGATATGTGATTCCGCCTCAGTTTGATACCATTTACGCTTTCAAAAATGGTCTGGCGCAAGCAAAGCAGGGCACGATGCTCGGTTACATCAATGCTACAGGCAGCTTTGTGTGGAGTACGGAGCTGCCTGAAATAGAGACTGTGTTCAGCCGCTTGTTTTACGGCACAATTGAACGACTGGAGATTCAAATGCGCCTTGAACGCAACGGAGAGGAGCTGTTCGGCACATACTTCTACAAGAACATTGGCACTGACATACGCCTAAAAGGCAAAATCGACAAGGAAAACAATATCACACTGGATGAGCTGGATGAGCAAGGTCATGTGGTAGCCACATTCAAAGGGGCATTTGTTGCACCTGATGTAATTGAAGGCAAATGGACAAAAGGCAATCGAACCTTGCCTTTCGCCTTGCGAGAAATGGTCTTAGAGACCAGCGAGGAAAATTGA
- the lon gene encoding endopeptidase La: protein MSETKDNLEESSPAGLLDNLAKNLPQAPPSRSETKIDTTVPVLPLRNTVLFPDVITPVSIGRKKSILLIENLPASKQVAFVAQLDAEVEEPTTKDLYSVGTVGQILKVLKLPDGSASVIVQGLQRVRLESVVQDEPYLMARVSVLDELPNEEPTLVAFVRSIKQLAAKVVELSPNLPNETSYAIQNIDSPPFLVHFIASNLNVPAADKQGLLEAPSLQARAEKLIEYLAREAQILELTKQIQTKVKMDMDKAQREFYLRQQLKTIQAELGEYDLQMQDAVKLREALAKKSMPDEVRQVVEKEIEKLLRIPQASPDYSVTRNYIDTLLSLPWHTYSSTKINLHEAERVLNEDHYGLEKVKARILEYLAVLKLKSNMKAPILCFCGPPGVGKTSLGKSIARALGRAFIRVALGGVRDEAEIRGHRRTYIGAMPGRIIQGIKRAGTSDPVFMLDEIDKLGSDFRGDPSSALLEVLDPAQNSTFSDHYLEVSYDLSRVLFIATANTLDTIPLALKDRMEVIHITGYTDYEKLHIAKEYLLKRQMDEHGILPNELHITDSAMLKIINSYTREAGVRNLEREIASICRSVAKDIALAIESEGPEARAKRPAITIEESALKKYLGLEKYFPEMSEPVQLAGVAIGLAWTPVGGDILFIESTVTKGSGRLTLTGQLGDVMKESAQAALSYLKSCAEYFRIPDEAFRYWDVHLHIPQGAIPKDGPSAGVSILTSLASIYTQRKVKPRIAMTGEITLRGHILPVGGIKEKILAARRAGITEILLPERNRNDVLEVMETNKEALENMSFKFFSEMDDLLDYALEPISDEEAERLYSGQSRIPEDAERKIQQEEEEPAHSASVAAKKGAKRGDLMIKLV, encoded by the coding sequence ATGAGTGAAACGAAAGATAATCTCGAGGAATCTTCGCCGGCGGGATTATTAGATAACTTGGCGAAGAACCTACCGCAAGCACCGCCGTCGCGAAGCGAAACCAAAATTGACACAACTGTGCCAGTTCTGCCGCTTCGTAACACGGTGCTTTTTCCTGATGTCATCACGCCCGTTAGCATTGGGCGGAAGAAATCCATTCTACTTATTGAGAATTTGCCTGCTAGCAAGCAGGTGGCTTTTGTGGCTCAGCTCGATGCAGAAGTCGAAGAGCCTACTACCAAAGACCTTTACTCAGTCGGCACAGTCGGTCAGATTTTGAAAGTGCTTAAACTGCCCGATGGCAGCGCAAGCGTCATCGTGCAAGGCTTGCAGCGCGTGCGTCTGGAATCTGTAGTGCAAGATGAGCCATACTTGATGGCGCGCGTCAGTGTGCTGGACGAGCTGCCCAATGAAGAGCCGACACTTGTTGCATTTGTGCGTAGCATCAAGCAGTTAGCTGCCAAAGTCGTTGAGCTTTCACCTAACCTGCCTAATGAGACCAGCTACGCCATCCAGAACATTGACAGCCCACCATTCCTTGTGCACTTCATTGCGTCAAACCTGAACGTGCCTGCTGCGGATAAGCAAGGTCTGCTTGAAGCGCCGAGCCTGCAAGCACGCGCTGAAAAGCTGATTGAATACTTAGCGCGCGAGGCTCAAATCTTGGAGCTGACAAAGCAGATTCAGACGAAGGTCAAGATGGATATGGACAAGGCGCAGCGAGAGTTCTACCTGCGCCAGCAACTTAAAACGATTCAGGCAGAGCTTGGCGAGTATGACCTTCAGATGCAAGACGCCGTTAAACTCCGAGAGGCTCTTGCCAAGAAATCTATGCCTGATGAAGTGCGGCAAGTGGTCGAGAAAGAAATTGAAAAACTGCTTCGCATCCCACAAGCTTCCCCTGACTACAGCGTAACGCGCAACTACATTGACACGCTACTTTCGTTGCCATGGCACACCTACTCGAGCACGAAAATCAATCTTCACGAAGCCGAGCGTGTGCTCAACGAAGACCACTACGGCTTAGAGAAAGTCAAGGCGCGCATTTTGGAGTATCTGGCCGTCTTGAAGCTCAAGTCGAACATGAAAGCGCCTATTCTTTGCTTCTGTGGTCCGCCCGGTGTGGGTAAAACTTCACTCGGCAAGTCAATCGCTCGCGCCTTAGGACGTGCGTTTATTCGTGTGGCACTGGGTGGTGTGCGCGATGAAGCAGAAATTAGAGGTCATCGCCGCACATACATCGGCGCTATGCCCGGACGTATCATTCAAGGCATCAAGCGCGCTGGCACCAGTGACCCAGTTTTCATGCTCGATGAAATCGATAAGCTCGGTTCTGACTTTCGTGGCGACCCGTCCTCTGCTTTGCTTGAGGTTTTAGACCCAGCTCAAAACAGCACATTTAGCGACCACTACTTAGAGGTTAGTTACGACCTCTCGCGCGTGCTGTTCATTGCTACAGCAAATACGCTTGATACCATTCCTTTGGCGCTAAAAGATCGCATGGAGGTCATTCACATCACTGGATACACCGATTACGAAAAGCTGCATATTGCCAAAGAGTATCTCCTAAAGCGGCAGATGGACGAACACGGCATTTTGCCAAATGAGCTGCACATCACCGACTCTGCGATGCTCAAAATCATTAACTCTTACACACGCGAGGCTGGGGTGCGGAATTTGGAGCGAGAGATTGCCAGCATTTGCCGTTCAGTCGCAAAAGACATTGCACTTGCAATAGAAAGTGAGGGGCCTGAAGCGCGTGCTAAGCGCCCAGCTATCACGATTGAAGAGTCTGCCCTGAAAAAGTATTTGGGCTTAGAGAAGTATTTCCCCGAAATGAGCGAACCTGTGCAACTGGCTGGCGTAGCGATCGGTCTTGCATGGACCCCAGTCGGTGGTGATATTCTTTTCATTGAATCGACTGTCACGAAAGGCTCTGGGCGGTTGACGCTCACTGGTCAGCTTGGCGATGTGATGAAAGAATCCGCACAAGCCGCGCTTTCATATCTAAAATCCTGCGCTGAATACTTCCGCATCCCTGATGAAGCTTTCCGATATTGGGACGTGCACCTGCACATTCCGCAAGGCGCAATTCCAAAAGATGGTCCTTCTGCTGGGGTATCAATTCTTACTTCCTTAGCGTCAATTTACACGCAGCGCAAGGTCAAACCTCGCATTGCAATGACGGGTGAAATTACCCTGCGTGGACACATCTTGCCAGTAGGCGGCATCAAGGAGAAAATTCTTGCGGCGCGCCGTGCAGGCATTACCGAAATTCTCCTGCCTGAACGCAACCGCAACGATGTGCTCGAGGTAATGGAAACCAACAAGGAAGCGTTAGAGAATATGAGCTTTAAGTTCTTCTCGGAAATGGACGACCTTCTGGACTATGCGCTCGAACCCATTTCTGACGAAGAGGCAGAGCGGCTGTATTCAGGTCAGAGTCGGATACCTGAAGATGCTGAGCGAAAAATCCAGCAAGAAGAGGAAGAACCTGCGCATAGTGCTTCGGTCGCAGCAAAGAAAGGTGCAAAACGCGGTGACCTGATGATTAAGCTAGTGTGA
- a CDS encoding deoxyhypusine synthase, producing the protein MPTKQDFLRETVEHLDMKRFNVVPMVEAMAKMAFQARNLSRAAKIYDMMLADKDCAIILTLAGSLISAGLKQIIIDLVEHNMVDAIVATGANIVDQDFFEALGFRHYIGTPFVDDRILRELHIDRIYDTFIDEDQLRICDETTAQIFGALLPKPYSSRELMIEFGKYLEQHYPNANSIILSCYRKGVPIFVPALSDCSAGFGIVHHQWHHPDAHISFDSGKDFLELTRIKIEHPTTGIFMIGGGVPKNFTQDIVVAAEVLGFENVQMHKYAVQLTVADERDGALSGSTLKEASSWGKVDTTFEQMVFGEATVTFPLVAGYAYHKRSWEGRKGFRFNDLLATRHTVAAC; encoded by the coding sequence ATGCCAACCAAGCAAGATTTTCTGAGGGAAACGGTCGAACATCTGGATATGAAGCGTTTTAATGTCGTGCCGATGGTCGAGGCGATGGCGAAGATGGCCTTTCAAGCTCGAAATCTCTCACGCGCCGCAAAAATTTACGATATGATGCTAGCCGACAAAGACTGCGCAATTATTCTCACACTAGCTGGCTCGCTCATTAGTGCAGGCTTGAAGCAAATCATTATTGACCTTGTGGAACACAATATGGTAGATGCGATTGTGGCTACTGGGGCGAACATTGTGGACCAAGATTTTTTCGAGGCTTTAGGCTTTAGGCACTACATTGGCACACCTTTCGTTGATGACCGCATTTTACGCGAGCTGCATATTGACCGCATCTATGACACTTTTATTGATGAAGACCAACTGCGCATCTGTGACGAAACTACAGCGCAAATTTTTGGCGCGCTGCTACCTAAGCCTTACTCTTCTCGGGAACTAATGATTGAGTTTGGCAAATATCTCGAGCAACATTACCCTAATGCCAACTCCATCATTCTTTCATGCTACCGCAAAGGCGTGCCGATTTTCGTTCCAGCTCTGAGCGATTGCTCGGCTGGCTTTGGCATCGTGCATCACCAGTGGCATCACCCTGACGCACATATTTCGTTTGATTCGGGCAAGGATTTCCTGGAGCTCACTCGTATTAAGATTGAACACCCGACCACTGGCATTTTTATGATTGGGGGCGGCGTGCCAAAGAATTTCACGCAAGATATTGTCGTAGCCGCTGAGGTGCTTGGCTTTGAGAACGTGCAAATGCACAAATACGCCGTGCAACTCACCGTTGCAGATGAACGGGACGGGGCACTGTCAGGCTCAACTTTGAAGGAAGCAAGCTCTTGGGGCAAAGTGGATACGACCTTTGAGCAAATGGTGTTTGGCGAAGCAACGGTTACATTCCCACTGGTAGCGGGCTATGCCTACCACAAGCGTAGCTGGGAGGGAAGAAAGGGCTTTCGTTTCAACGATCTGCTGGCAACCCGCCACACCGTTGCAGCGTGCTAA
- a CDS encoding DUF1343 domain-containing protein, with translation MVLHRLISFPTLLLLCGLYAPAAAQVKMGLDVLLERGDSALQSMRLGLITNATGVDANGKPNYERLLQAGFRIEALFAPEHGFQIREEAGQHIYTGKTSEQIPIYSLYGTTKKPTPEMLQNLDALLFDIQDIGTRCYTYISTMQLAMEACAAQGKLFVVLDRPNPIAPILPQGFMLDTAYRSFVGYVKVPLVHGLTAGELAQMIQSEELPHLRLRVVAMQNFRRQRFADEDSQFRLIPPSPNITSLHAMLLYPALVFLEGTNLSEGRGTDMPFEVFGAPFLDAEKVRSVLYEFKLSGVRFDTLSFMPKSLAGKSSRPKFRDRWCKGIRITITDRHAFQPFALGVAILLAIQRVHPKELQWVDGGKSLDRLAGTARLRELIEAHASLPTILAESQESLATYLRRWKTYWLYE, from the coding sequence ATGGTGCTACATCGTCTCATTTCCTTTCCTACCCTTCTGCTACTGTGTGGACTTTATGCACCCGCCGCAGCACAGGTCAAGATGGGGCTTGATGTGCTGCTCGAGCGTGGCGATAGTGCGCTCCAGTCTATGCGGCTTGGTCTTATTACAAATGCGACGGGCGTCGATGCCAACGGCAAACCAAACTACGAGCGACTATTGCAAGCCGGCTTCCGCATTGAAGCCTTGTTTGCACCTGAACACGGTTTTCAAATCCGTGAAGAAGCCGGCCAGCACATCTACACTGGCAAAACCAGCGAGCAAATTCCTATCTACTCGCTCTATGGGACAACCAAAAAGCCTACCCCCGAGATGCTCCAAAACCTTGACGCCTTGCTTTTCGACATTCAAGATATTGGCACGCGCTGCTACACCTACATCTCCACGATGCAGCTTGCCATGGAGGCCTGTGCAGCGCAGGGCAAGCTGTTTGTGGTGTTAGACCGTCCTAACCCGATTGCCCCTATTTTGCCACAGGGCTTTATGCTGGACACGGCTTATCGCTCATTTGTAGGCTATGTCAAAGTGCCACTCGTGCATGGACTCACCGCTGGAGAGCTTGCTCAAATGATTCAGTCTGAAGAGTTGCCTCACCTTAGGTTACGCGTTGTTGCGATGCAGAACTTTAGGCGTCAGCGTTTTGCAGATGAAGATTCGCAGTTTCGCTTGATTCCTCCCTCACCTAACATTACCAGCCTCCATGCAATGCTACTCTACCCTGCGCTTGTGTTCTTGGAAGGCACTAACCTGAGCGAGGGTCGCGGCACTGACATGCCTTTTGAAGTCTTCGGTGCCCCCTTCTTGGATGCTGAGAAGGTGCGCTCTGTGTTGTATGAGTTCAAGCTCTCTGGCGTGCGGTTCGATACGCTCTCGTTTATGCCCAAAAGTCTTGCAGGCAAATCCAGCCGTCCAAAGTTTCGTGATAGGTGGTGCAAAGGCATTCGCATCACGATAACTGACCGACACGCTTTTCAGCCGTTTGCACTTGGCGTAGCGATTTTGCTGGCGATACAGCGCGTGCACCCGAAGGAGCTGCAGTGGGTCGATGGTGGCAAATCGCTGGATAGACTTGCTGGCACGGCTCGCTTGCGTGAGCTTATTGAAGCGCACGCTTCACTGCCAACTATTCTTGCAGAAAGCCAAGAAAGCCTTGCTACATACCTACGCAGGTGGAAAACATACTGGCTTTATGAATAG
- a CDS encoding histone H1 yields the protein MSTIKPFEELRQMVAEMEEDFRKFYEKRQNAAGTRIRKKLSDLKRKAQEIRNEVQAIKQAAKQEKAKKTTSEG from the coding sequence ATGAGCACCATAAAGCCCTTTGAAGAGCTTAGGCAAATGGTTGCCGAGATGGAAGAAGATTTTCGAAAATTCTATGAAAAGCGTCAAAATGCAGCTGGCACACGCATTCGCAAAAAGCTCTCTGACCTCAAGCGAAAAGCCCAAGAAATTCGTAATGAGGTGCAAGCCATAAAGCAAGCGGCAAAGCAAGAGAAAGCCAAGAAAACTACATCTGAAGGGTGA
- the fsa gene encoding fructose-6-phosphate aldolase, with protein MKFFIDTANLDEIRAAQSLGVLDGVTTNPTLIAKELKPLTYDAFMNHIRKICELVDGPVSAEVTTLKADEMIAEGEALAAIHENVVVKCPVTIEGIKAIKHFSSVGIKTNATLVFSPNQALLAAKAGATFVSPFIGRLDDVSTDGIALIEQIVTIFHNYEIPTMVLAASIRHPVHVINCALLGADVATMPFKVIEQLIKHPLTDVGLQKFMDDAKALREKVAVP; from the coding sequence ATGAAATTCTTCATTGACACCGCTAACTTGGATGAGATTCGTGCAGCGCAAAGCCTTGGCGTCTTGGACGGCGTGACGACCAACCCAACCCTCATCGCAAAGGAGCTCAAGCCGCTGACCTATGATGCCTTTATGAACCACATTCGGAAAATTTGCGAATTGGTTGACGGCCCCGTCAGCGCTGAAGTAACCACCCTCAAAGCCGACGAGATGATTGCCGAAGGTGAAGCCCTCGCTGCGATTCACGAAAATGTGGTCGTAAAGTGCCCCGTTACAATTGAAGGAATTAAGGCAATTAAGCATTTTTCATCCGTTGGCATTAAGACGAACGCGACCCTTGTTTTTTCACCAAATCAAGCTTTGCTAGCGGCAAAGGCAGGAGCAACCTTCGTTAGTCCATTCATCGGGCGGCTCGATGATGTAAGCACCGATGGTATTGCACTGATTGAACAAATCGTAACGATTTTCCACAACTACGAAATCCCAACCATGGTGCTGGCGGCAAGCATTCGTCACCCTGTGCATGTGATTAACTGCGCACTGCTGGGTGCAGATGTGGCGACTATGCCCTTCAAAGTCATTGAGCAGCTAATTAAGCACCCACTGACGGATGTGGGGCTGCAAAAGTTTATGGACGATGCCAAAGCCCTACGTGAGAAAGTAGCAGTCCCTTAA